The genomic region TTGTCTGGATCGGGACTATCTGATGGTACTTTACTTTCTGTAAGTATCTTTCTTATCTTAATTTTCTGCCAAGTCATTTATTATGATAATTTTAAAAAGAGTAAGTATACTTTATCTTCTAGTATTTTCTAACTAAGATAGTTCTAAACGTAACTGTGTCAATATTTTCTCACTCCTCTCAAACGAATCATGCAGCTTATTCAGCAACTCACGACTAGTATACGTCTGTTCTTCTTCTGTCACCTTTGGATTCTTGATATCCAGGTTATAATTCCGCTTTTTAATATCCTCTACACTCACTCGCCAAGCATATTCATTTTCTACCCGATTATTCCACCAGGCTTTTTCCAAATCAAATTCCTTAATATTCAGTGGACGCGTTTTGCTATAGCTTTTTACTCCTTCCGGATAAGGATGCTCAAAATACCAGATCTCTTTGGTAGGTTCGCCTTTCTGAAAGAATAGCAGATTGGTTTTAATCCCTGTATAGGGAGCAAACACGCCATTAGGCAAGCGTACAATTGTATGCAGATTACACTTCTCTAGTAGCATTTCCTTAATACGCGTAGCCACACCTTCCCCAAACAAGAAGCCATCAGGCAATACGACACCAGCCCGGCCTTTGTCTTTTAGCAAGTGAACGATCAGGTATAGGAACAGATTGGCTGTTTCACGGGTACGAAAATTCTGCGGAAAGTTGGCTTCTACACCATCTTCTTCCATTCCTCCAAAGGGAGGGTTACTGAGAATGACATCGACACGGTCTTTGTTACTCCATTCGGTATAGGCTCTGGAAAGCAGGTTGTCATGCCGAATACCGGGTAGCTCAATGCCGTGCAAAATGAGGTTGGTAGTTGCTAGCATATGAGGCAAAGGCTTTTTCTCTACTCCTTTAATACTATTTTGCAGCATTTCGCGATCTTCCAGGCTCTGGATACCATCAGTAGTACGGATATGTTCAATGGTATTGACCAAAAATCCAGCTGTACCACAAGCCGGATCAAGCACTGTTTCACCCAGGTGTGGTTTACCATCTCTACCACAAATTGAGTAGCTGCCCGAGGGGTATAGTACTCCCCTGCATTCCCTGCCGATTGCAGGTCGCGCAGTATTTGTTCGTAAATATCATTAAACAAGTGCCGCTCTTCAGTAGTAGTCAGGTCAATTCCTTTGTTAATCTCATTGACCACCTGTCGGATCAGCGTACCAGACTTCATGTAGTTGTAGCTATCCTCAAACACCAACCGGATAATCTGCGCATGGTCTTTAGGTCCGCGAACAGGCAACTCTTTCAGCGTTGGAAACAACTCATTATTAATAAACCGCAGCATAGCCTCTCCTGTAATGCCCTCTTCATCCGCTGCCCAGTTACTCCACCGTAAGGGTTCAGGAATAGGTGACTGGTAGTTATCTTCCAGAATTTCGTAATCCTTTTCTTTGTCGTCAAATATTTTCAGAAACAGCATCCAGACCAGCTGTGAAATCCGCTGCGCATCCCCATCCACGCCCGCATCCTTGCGCATGATGTTCTGAATGGTTTTTATAGTACCGGAGAGGTTAGACATATTAAAGAGATTTATTTAAAGCAATTTTTGCAATTTTTTCTTCTTCAGGAAACATAAACGCTTTATTTATATTTATCTTATCAAGGTATTGCCTCACCTGGGTTTCTAAGTTCTTATGTACATTATAGCAGGTTATTTTTTTTAGGTCCCAATCGTTATTGGGACCTAAAAACATTTCCTCTAAAGGTTTATCAGAAGAATTATTAAACATAAAGCACCCTTTCTGAGCAATTATATTTAAGTTATGTTGATTATATATCACTTCAAAATCAGGAATTTCTTCAATAAGAAATTTTTGTCCTCCTTCCAGATATCCAGGCATATAAAATAATTTTAAGCTACTAAAATAACTATAATCAAGCATTTCTATCTTGGAAGTGACAGAACTATGATTAGGGTTTAAATTTTTATATTTTTTTATAATTGCATCAATGTCTGAAGTACTTTTATTTATATGAGCGATTAGATTGGGAATATTTAGGTGTGATTTTCCCAAGTCAATCATATAAACTGATACATATTTTTCAAGTCCATCCTCTTGGTCATCATAAGAAGAACTTAGGCCATCGAAAGCAAAAAACAATGCACTATTAAACCTGTGACTCCAATCTAGAATAGGAGTTCCAGCACCATAGTGTTGAAGAAATCCTAAAATTGACAAGTCATATGCTTTATGATTAAAAGCACTATAGAAGTTCTCTAAAAGATTATTTTGGTATGATTTTGCAAAATCAATTTGCTTTTTTATGAACTCATCAATGTTGCTATACTTACTTGAAAGGCTGTTTTTAACCCAGTATCGTTGGGATGATGTATATAATTTGTATTTGGCCGCATGCATTCCTCTGAAAATAGGTATGGTTTTACGCTTCGCATGTCTTTCCTGATCCTTGATAATAATTTTTTGAATAGCTTCAGAGTCTGAATCCGTTGGGAGAATGTTATAATCTACCTCTTCTTCTGGGGCGGAAACATCTTCAATAGAGATTTCTTTACTATCTTCATAGTACTGATCTATAATCTGTTTAAGACTTTCCCAATCATCTATCTGATATGAGACAAAATATTCTTTTTTTTCTGATAAGGTTTTGTATTCGGGTAAATTCATTCGACTTATGCATTTAGTTGATATAATTCTTTTTCTAACTCTTTAATAACCTGTAAGTACTTCTCCTTACTTCCAAACACCTTAATAATCTCCAAAGGCGTTCCCATTTTATTAAACGGGTCCAGATTCAGTACTTTCGTATCTTCAATAGTCTCCACCCCTTCATCGGCATACTTCTCCAGTAATGCTTCAATCACTTGACGAGCTTTTTCGCCGTATTTGGTAAAGTAGTTACGCTTCTTTACGTTATTGGCCCGGTCACGACGAGTTAGTGGAGGCATGTCATAGGCGGCATGGCAAATCAAGTCAAACAGATCCAGCTCACGGCCTATGGCATTCTGTAGTTGCTCAACTGGAATGCCTTTTTCAGTGAGTTCTTCAATAATAGCTTTTTTACGTTCTGCGGTATTCCACTTGCTTAAAAACTCATCCAGACTCTTGTATTCGCTTTTAATCGTGTTTGCAGTATAGTCTTTCAGACTCGAAGTAACCGGCTTGCCCTGGTAGTCGAAAAACATCTCCCGTTCCATGAGTACCGATACATCCACATTATTAACATACACCTTTCGTCCGGGACTTTGTACAATAGTCCCAGCCATCCGAATGGAAACAGGCTTAATTTCCCTTTCAATGTCTTCTGGTTCGCCATCTATCTCATCCTCCAGCACATCTGTTATATCATCCCCTTCACCTAGCTCTTTCACCCG from Xanthocytophaga agilis harbors:
- a CDS encoding FRG domain-containing protein, with product MNLPEYKTLSEKKEYFVSYQIDDWESLKQIIDQYYEDSKEISIEDVSAPEEEVDYNILPTDSDSEAIQKIIIKDQERHAKRKTIPIFRGMHAAKYKLYTSSQRYWVKNSLSSKYSNIDEFIKKQIDFAKSYQNNLLENFYSAFNHKAYDLSILGFLQHYGAGTPILDWSHRFNSALFFAFDGLSSSYDDQEDGLEKYVSVYMIDLGKSHLNIPNLIAHINKSTSDIDAIIKKYKNLNPNHSSVTSKIEMLDYSYFSSLKLFYMPGYLEGGQKFLIEEIPDFEVIYNQHNLNIIAQKGCFMFNNSSDKPLEEMFLGPNNDWDLKKITCYNVHKNLETQVRQYLDKININKAFMFPEEEKIAKIALNKSL